The Falco peregrinus isolate bFalPer1 chromosome 1, bFalPer1.pri, whole genome shotgun sequence genome has a window encoding:
- the VDAC2 gene encoding voltage-dependent anion-selective channel protein 2 yields MAIPPSYVDLGKSARDIFNKGYGFGLVKLDVKTKSASGVEFTTSGSSNTDTGKVNGSLETKYKWTEYGLTFTEKWNTDNTLGTEIAIEDQIAKGLKLTFDTTFSPNTGKKSGKIKSAYKRECLNLGCDVDFDFAGPAIHGSAVFGYEGWLAGYQMTFDSAKSKLTRNNFSVGYKTGDFQLHTNVNDGSEFGGSIYQKVSDNLETAVNLAWTAGSNSTRFGIAAKYKLDSTASISAKVNNSSLVGVGYTQTLRPGVKLTLSALIDGKSINAGGHKLGLGLELEA; encoded by the exons TCATATGTAGACCTTGGCAAATCTGCCAGAGATATCTTCAATAAAGGATATG GTTTTGGGTTGGTGAAACTGgatgtgaaaacaaaatctgcAAGCGGAGTG GAATTCACAACATCTGGTTCATCAAACACAGACACTGGGAAAGTGAATGGAAGCTTGGAGACCAAATACAAATGGACTGAGTATGGGCtgactttcacagaaaaatggaaCACAGATAACACTCTGGGAACAGAAATTGCAATTGAAGATCAG ATTGCCAAAGGCTTGAAGTTGACATTTGATACAACTTTCTCACCAAATACGGG aaagaaaagcgGTAAAATTAAGTCAGCTTATAAACGTGAATGCCTAAACCTAGGTTGTGATGTTGACTTTGATTTTGCTGGACCTGCAATCCATGGTTCAGCTGTCTTTGGTTATGAAGGCTGGCTTGCCGGTTATCAGATGACTTTTGATAGTGCCAAATCAAAATTGACAAGAAATAACTTCTCTGTGGGTTACAAGACTGGAGACTTCCAACTGCACACTAATGT CAATGATGGTTCAGAATTTGGTGGGTCAATTTACCAGAAAGTGAGTGACAATCTTGAAACTGCTGTAAACCTGGCTTGGACAGCAGGTAGCAACAGCACTCGCTTTGGCATTGCGGCTAAATACAAGTTGGATTCCACTGCTTCTATCTCT gCAAAAGTGAACAATTCTAGTCTAGTTGGAGTGGGTTACACCCAGACCCTGAGGCCAG GTGTGAAGCTTACACTGTCTGCCCTGATAGATGGGAAAAGCATCAATGCTGGTGGCCATAAACTTGGTCTTGGCCTGGAACTGGAGGCTTAA